One Malus sylvestris chromosome 14, drMalSylv7.2, whole genome shotgun sequence DNA segment encodes these proteins:
- the LOC126598977 gene encoding AP2-like ethylene-responsive transcription factor PLT2, with protein sequence MQSDGLSLSQQSHIFANELDETFTNYENNTSEANQHPLQPNTQISTVGNSFEVPTQNTSLFSNDPSLSSLPVESVKGFVGDNNNIKSCVNVSEEKSLSNQEENDSLSGKSLKKCKRRRKISERKFSERSSHFRGVSREEDAARAHDLLALKLWGKSAGLNFPLEMYTKDLEEMKNMTYDDYLLRLRRGSASFGKGVSIYRGVSRYYTEEEAARAYDVALIKTKGTKSVTNFDRNQYDVKRILESPMIPIGKGASKMLRWSSADDVLESRRNNTEQKTPMVQPSPSFEPRSYHTISPFANNSNANQYVDPFLHAFENTDNFPNFSSSYSLQNTQFPIYPQTINPTFLPGLTNVDPGPSYIGESSASQVPEVSLDTMLAEISENHGSQVVSWDLETILAETNESLGSQVPEVSLDESLGNDIINEMIPVTGNVGNGNSTIIPGNAANGNVFEDFGMEDASGGSESSFSSTLEVFLMNFEGSKCNA encoded by the exons ATGCAAAGTGATGGTCTATCACTTTCTCAGCAGTCACATATTTTTGCTAATGAACTAGACGAGACATTCACTAATTATGAAAACAACACTTCAGAAGCAAATCAGCACCCTTTGCAACCCAATACTCAAATATCAACAGTTGGGAACTCATTTGAAGTGCCTACTCAGAATACTTCTCTCTTTTCGAACGATCCATCGTTATCATCACTGCCTGTAGAAAGTGTTAAGGGGTTTGTTGGTGACAACAATAATATCAAGAGTTGTGTAAACGTTTCTGAAGAGAAATCTTTGAG CAATCAAGAAGAGAATGATAGTTTGAGTGGAAAAAGTCTGAAGAAATGTAAACGGCGTCGCAAAATCTCTGAACGCAAATTTTCTGAGAGAAGCTCTCATTTTCGCGGAGTTTCAAG AGAAGAGGATGCGGCTAGAGCTCATGATCTTCTTGCTTTAAAGTTATGGGGAAAGTCTGCTGGATTGAACTTCCCA TTGGAGATGTACACCAAAGATTTGGAGGAGATGAAGAACATGACCTATGATGACTATTTGCTGCGGCTTAGAAG AGGCAGTGCTAGCTTCGGCAAGGGCGTGTCAATTTATCGTGGAGTTTCAAGGTATT ATACTGAAGAGGAAGCAGCCAGAGCTTATGATGTTGCACTGATAAAGACGAAAGGCACAAAATCTGTTACAAATTTTGATCGAAATCAGTATGATGTGAAAAGAATTCTTGAGAGCCCAATGATTCCTATTGGAAAGGGTGCTTCAAAGATGTTAAGGTGGTCTTCAGCTGATGATGTCCTGGAAAGCAGAAGAAACAATACTGAACAGAAAACTCCTATGGTACAACCATCACCGTCATTCGAACCAAGAAGTTATCATACCATATCACCATTTGCTAATAATTCGAACGCCAACCAATATGTAGACCCCTTCCTCCATGCCTTCGAGAATACTGATAATTTCCCAAACTTTAGCTCCTCCTATAGTCTTCAAAACACCCAATTTCCTATTTATCCTCAAACAATTAACCCTACTTTCCTTCCTGGATTGACTAACGTTGATCCAGGCCCTAGCTATATTGGAGAATCCTCGGCCAGTCAAGTTCCTGAGGTGAGCTTGGACACGATGCTGGCAGAGATTAGCGAGAACCATGGCAGTCAAGTGGTTTCTTGGGACTTGGAAACAATATTAGCGGAGACAAACGAGAGCCTGGGTAGTCAGGTTCCTGAGGTGAGTTTGGACGAGAGTCTTGGCAATGACATCATCAATGAAATGATTCCAGTAACTGGTAATGTAGGAAATGGAAACTCAACCATTATACCAGGAAATGCAGCAAATGGAAATGtttttgaagactttggaatgGAAGACGCGTCAGGTGGATCAGAGAGTAGTTTTTCTTCTACGCTGGAGGTGTTCTTGATGAACTTTGAAGGTTCTAAATGTAATGCATGA